Proteins from a genomic interval of Xiphias gladius isolate SHS-SW01 ecotype Sanya breed wild chromosome 23, ASM1685928v1, whole genome shotgun sequence:
- the her11 gene encoding hairy-related 11, with protein MTRKLQNPILDDAKSRKRILKPVVEKKRRDRINQSLAELRSLLLKHTSDPRLQNPKIEKAEILDLAVEYLQKWTKGKKLSSDPTNSQMRTHAPEVSLHHPESSSPPLFTVQSAGFQQCMAQLTSYMHKITQAQRTSLIEGLKHHTETPQPKPDFNQKMTETGMPDAESVDAVCTSERKDESPKSLFPSHSPFQPHSCSTPCHDYLSPPTSPWFSPSFSTYATSPPFPSLASHFSFPPSLSPPSSGTSFYSFSPTVPHTGPPGLHFPPLTALRSSPHPAPREGSLPNSSSSMWRPWF; from the exons ATGACCAGAAAACTTCAAAATCCCATTCTGGATGATGCCAAGAGCAGAAAAAGG ATTCTGAAACCAGTCgtggaaaagaagagaagggatCGAATAAATCAAAGTCTTGCTGAACTGAGAAGTTTGCTGTTGAAGCACACATCGGATCCA CGACTGCAGAATCCCAAAATAGAGAAAGCAGAGATTCTGGACCTGGCTGTGGAATACCTTCAGAAGTGGACCAAAGGAAAGAAACTGAGCAGTG ACCCTACTAATAGTCAGATGAGGACTCATGCTCCCGAGGTAAGCCTTCATCATCCAGAGTCTagttcccctcctctcttcaccGTTCAGAGTGCAGGTTTTCAGCAGTGTATGGCCCAGCTGACCAGCTACATGCACAAAATAACCCAAGCACAGAGGACTAGCCTGATTGAGGGACTGAAACATCACACAGAGACCCCGCAGCCAAAACCAGACTTCAAccagaaaatgactgaaactgggATGCCAGATGCAGAATCTGTGGACGCTGTCTGCACGTCAGAGAGAAAAGACGAGTCTCCCAAGTCGCTGTTTCCATCCCATTCCCCATTTCAGCCCCACTCTTGCTCCACACCTTGCCACGACTATCTCTCCCCTCCCACCTCTCCCTggttctctccttctttctccacATATGccacctctcctcctttcccgTCATTAGCCTCTCACTTCTCCTTCCCCCCCAGCCTGTCACCTCCATCTTCCGGCACCTCCTTCTATAGTTTCTCGCCCACAGTCCCTCACACTGGCCCTCCCGGCCTCCACTTCCCCCCACTTACTGCTCTGAGATCCTCTCCACACCCTGCGCCGAGGGAGGGCTCACTACCAAACTCTTCTTCATCCATGTGGAGACCCTGGTTTTGA
- the her5 gene encoding hairy-related 5 — protein MKSLSSPESPRQRTVRRVSKPLMEKRRRERINHSLETLRLLMLENTHNEKLKNPKVEKAEILESVVQFLKTEKEVERVLSREQTCARQHNYQEGMRSCLLRVSHFIATKSQESEDSGGDTVQASLALPEPRTYPPSPGPIHKALMPAPAGDSAPQHLPHHHRQHGISHPYLTQRTGLDCETRKLLSSTAACTDITDPVWRPWPQ, from the exons ATGAAGTCTTTATCTTCACCAGAGTCTCCCAGGCAGAGGACTGTGCGGAGG GTGTCTAAGCCTCTGATGGAGAAACGCAGACGGGAACGAATCAACCACAGTCTGGAGACATTACGACTCCTGATGCTGGAGAACACCCACAATGAG AAACTGAAGAATCCAAAGGTGGAGAAGGCAGAGATTCTGGAGAGTGTGGTCCAGTTCCtgaagacagagaaggaggtggagagggtCCTGTCCAGGGAGCAGACCTGTGCCCGCCAGCACAACTACCAGGAGGGCATGAGGTCCTGCCTGCTGAGGGTCAGCCACTTCATAGCCACCAAGAGCCAAGAGTCAGAGGATTCCGGGGGGGATACAGTTCAGGCTTCTCTTGCGCTTCCCGAGCCCCGTACGTACCCGCCCTCACCCGGGCCCATCCACAAGGCACTGATGCCCGCTCCCGCTGGTGACTCGGCTCCCCAGCATCTGCCCCACCATCACCGTCAGCACGGGATCTCTCATCCGTACCTCACCCAGAGGACCGGCCTCGACTGTGAGACCAGGAAGCTGCTTTCCTCCACCGCAGCGTGCACGGACATCACCGACCCTGTGTGGAGGCCCTGGCCTCAGTAA
- the pfdn6 gene encoding prefoldin subunit 6, which produces MAEAIQKKLKAELEKYTQIQKDVSKSMSARQKLETQLTENNIVKEELDLLDSTNTVYKLIGPVLVKQDLDEAKATVAKRLEYINGEIQRYETLLKDMEKKSEQHREVLSSLQQEFQKAQGLAIGKV; this is translated from the exons ATGGCAGAAGCCATTCAAAAGAAACTAAAAGCGGaattagaaaaatatacacagatacagaaag ATGTTAGCAAGAGCATGTCAGCTAGACAGAAGCTGGAGACGCAGCTGACAGAGAACAACATTGTCAAAGAG gAGCTGGATCTGCTggacagcacaaacacagtttaTAAGCTTATTGGTCCAGTATTAGTGAAGCAAGACCTGGATGAGGCCAAAGCCACAGTTGCAAAAAGGCTGGAATATATTAACGGAGAAAT TCAAAGGTACGAGACGCTCCTGAAAGATATGGAAAAGAAATCTGAACAGCACCGAGAAGTTTTGTCCAGTTTACAGCAGGAGTTTCAGAAAGCGCAGGGCCTTGCTATTGGCAAAGTCTGA
- the mmgt1 gene encoding ER membrane protein complex subunit 5, whose translation MASSFWKGVVGVGLFALAHAAFSAAQHRSYMRLTEKENETLPIDIVLQTLLSFVMTCYGIVHIAGEFKDMDASSELKNKTFDTLRNHPSFYLFNHRGRVLFRSPEEEPSSARNQQALPNPIRLRKLEHLH comes from the exons ATGGCTTCGTCGTTTTGGAAAGGTGTTGTCGGCGTCGGCCTTTTTGCCTTAGCTCACGCAGCTTTCTCAGCGGCACAGC ATCGATCATACATGCGACTCACAGAGAAGGAAAACGAGACACTACCAATTGAT ATTGTATTACAGACCCTATTATCGTTTGTGATGACCTGTTATGGTATTGTCCACATTGCTGGAGAGTTCAAAGACATGGATGCCTCCTCAGAGCTGAAAAACAA AACATTTGATACACTGAGGAACCACCCATCCTTTTACCTTTTCAATCACCGGGGTCGGGTGCTATTCCGCTCGCCAGAGGAGGAGCCCTCCTCCGCGCGCAACCAGCAAGCTCTTCCCAACCCCATACGGCTACGCAAACTGGAGCATTTGCACTGA